The DNA window CATCCTGGCTAAAAATAACGGCGAAAATCATCTTCACGGCGGAATGAAAGGGTTTGACAAGGTTGTATGGAAAGCGGAAGATATCTTCCCTTCGGATGGTGTTGGAATCGCTTTGACTTATCTGAGTCCGGATGGCGAGGAAGGATATCCGGGAAATCTCTCGGTGAAAGTTCGATATATCCTTACAACGGATAACGAGTTGAGGATCGAATATTCCGCGGTCACCGACAGCGCCACGGTGGTGAATCTGACCCATCACTCGTATTTCAACCTGGCTGGGGCAGAGAGAGGAAATATTCTGAACCATGAGCTTTTGATACGGGCGGGAGCATTCACTCCCATCGATCAGACCCTTATCACCACAGGCGAAATAAGAAGCGTCGAGGGCACTCCCCTTGATTTCACCCGGCGTACTCCCATCGTCGCGCGAATCAACCAGAATGATGAACAGCTTCGTTACGGCCAGGGATATGATCACAACTGGGTGCTGGACAATTCCGACGGTTCTCTCTCCCCGGCGGCGCAGGTGGTAGAGCCGGAAAGCGGCCGTACTCTGGAGGTGTTCACAACCGAGCCGGGCATTCAATTCTATTCCGGGAATTTTCTCGACGGCTCTATCACCGGTAAAAAAAGAAAAATCTATAATAAACGAGACGGTTTCTGCCTTGAAACCCAGCATTTTCCGGATTCTGTCCATAAGCCTCATTTCCCCTCGACTGTACTGCGCCCCGGCGAGGAATATTCTCAGACAACGGTTTACCGTTTTGAAGCAGAATGAAGATACTATTGTTAAGTCAATCAGATAATGTCTGGTACTGAAGTTTCTTTTTACCCCCTTTAAAAGGGGGTCGCCGCTCAAGCGGCGGGGGGATCTTTATTCGCCGGGAAGAAGAAATCCCCCCTGCCTTTGGCGTCCCTCCTTGTTAAGGAGGGAATTATGAATCTAACTTTATTGCATTGACTTAACACTATTGGCAAAGTGGCAAAAGCCCAAAAAGAAAAAAAGGAGCAGGCATGGCTGATACCGCGCATGAAACACCGGGAATGCTGAGAGATCGAACTGACCGCGGCGGCACTGTTTATCTTTATGCTATATGCATTATTGCAGCAATGGGCGGCCTCATGTACGGATTCGTGCTGGGAGTCATTTCCGGGGTGGTGCCGTTTATAACCGATTATTTCAAATTGAGCCCCTATCAGGTTGGATTTGCAGTGGGCAATCTCGATCTCGGCTGCATTGTCGGAGCGCTTCTTGCCGGTATATTTAGCGACCGGTTCGGAAGAAAAAAAGCGTTGATTCTCACCGCGATACTGTTTGTGATTTCCGGTGTGATGACCGCCATTCCACGGACGTTTACCGAGCTGGTCATCGGCAGGCTGATCGGAGGGGTTGCAGTCGGCGCCTCCATGATCTCCGCACTGTATATCGCCGAAGTATCTCCGGCCGGGAAACGGGGCCTGCTTGTAACGCTGACACAGTTCGGAATCGTGATCGGCATCCTTGCTACTTATATCACCAACTGGCTCCTGGTGGATATCGGTCCGCACAACTGGAGGTGGATGTTCGCGTGCGGCATCTTCCCGGCGGCGATATTTCTCATCGGCCTCTTTTTTATACCGGAAAGCCCCCGCTGGCTGGCCAAACAGGGCAGGATTGAAAAAGCCCTCGCCATTCTTACCCGTATCGGAGGCGCCAGACACGCGGAAACAGAAATGCATGAAATACAGGCGGCAGTGGAAAATGAAAAGGGCTCGGTTTGGGAGCTGTTCAGGCCTGGTCTCCGGAAAGCGCTCATCATCGGGATTCTCATATCCATTTTTGCACAGAGCGTCGGCATTAACTCGGTCATTTACTATGCCCCGATCATTTTTATGAAAACCGGCTTCGAAAATGCATCTGCCGCTCTTTTTGCCGTGATTATGGTAGGTATCATTAATTTCATTTTCACCATCTTAGCAATTATCACCATCGACAAATTAGGAAGAAAGCCGCTCCTCATGGCGGGATTGGCCGGAATGTTCCTGTCGATGGGAACAATAGGTCTTTTTTTCCAATCCGACTCCATCAGCGCATCTCTGATACTGATTCCCGTCCTCGCTTTCGTCGGCTTTTATGCGATGAGCCTGGGGCCGATCGCCTGGGTCATCGTCTCGGAGATTTTCCCGAACCGGATTCGGGGAGTAGCGATGGCAATTTCCATGATCGCCCTCTATCTGGCCGATTTTCTCGTGGCGCTGACCTTCCCCCGGATGATGGATACGTTCGGGCACGTTACATTCTTTATATTTGCCGGAGTATGTGTCCTTGCATTCCTGTTTGCATGGCTCATCGTGTTCGAGACAAAGGGAAAATCGCTCGAGGAGATTGAGAAGATGCTGATGCGTACATGAAGGCTGCGCCTGTCAGAAGCGACTTCGGCGCGTCATGTACACCTGGGCGAGGCTAAAGAATTTTAGCATGTCTTGTGCGGCTTCTAAAAATCGTTAAAATTGCGTGAAAAAAACACGGAAAAGATTGTAAAAGTTGATTGCATTTTTTTGTTGATATTCAAAATTTTTCATATTAATTGTCTGGAAAAGTCATTCTTCTTTTCCTTGGGTGGACGGGAAAAGGACCGTGTAGAAAAATCGAAGATTTCAACTATTCTTCCCCTGATTACTGGTTTCAAGAATCGAAAAATAAAAATATTTTTATTTTTTTTCTCTTTCACCTTGACAAATAAAATTACTTTACTACTTTTATACATCTGCATTTATTTAGCATAAATAGAATATAGGTACATAA is part of the Candidatus Latescibacter sp. genome and encodes:
- a CDS encoding sugar porter family MFS transporter, with product MADTAHETPGMLRDRTDRGGTVYLYAICIIAAMGGLMYGFVLGVISGVVPFITDYFKLSPYQVGFAVGNLDLGCIVGALLAGIFSDRFGRKKALILTAILFVISGVMTAIPRTFTELVIGRLIGGVAVGASMISALYIAEVSPAGKRGLLVTLTQFGIVIGILATYITNWLLVDIGPHNWRWMFACGIFPAAIFLIGLFFIPESPRWLAKQGRIEKALAILTRIGGARHAETEMHEIQAAVENEKGSVWELFRPGLRKALIIGILISIFAQSVGINSVIYYAPIIFMKTGFENASAALFAVIMVGIINFIFTILAIITIDKLGRKPLLMAGLAGMFLSMGTIGLFFQSDSISASLILIPVLAFVGFYAMSLGPIAWVIVSEIFPNRIRGVAMAISMIALYLADFLVALTFPRMMDTFGHVTFFIFAGVCVLAFLFAWLIVFETKGKSLEEIEKMLMRT
- a CDS encoding aldose epimerase family protein, which encodes MKIVKKPFGITPDGIPVDLFTLENFQGVTAKITNYGGIVVSLLALDSRGEKSDIVLGYETLGEYIRNNPYFGCIVGRYANRIAGGRFTLEGKEYILAKNNGENHLHGGMKGFDKVVWKAEDIFPSDGVGIALTYLSPDGEEGYPGNLSVKVRYILTTDNELRIEYSAVTDSATVVNLTHHSYFNLAGAERGNILNHELLIRAGAFTPIDQTLITTGEIRSVEGTPLDFTRRTPIVARINQNDEQLRYGQGYDHNWVLDNSDGSLSPAAQVVEPESGRTLEVFTTEPGIQFYSGNFLDGSITGKKRKIYNKRDGFCLETQHFPDSVHKPHFPSTVLRPGEEYSQTTVYRFEAE